CGCTTCGCCAGCTCCGGCAGCACCTTCGAGGAGATTTCGCCAATCTGCTCGGCCGGGTAGGTGCGCGTGTTCGGCAGGTTCTCCAGCCACGCGCCCGTCACCTTCGTCTCGCCCAGACGGGCCAGTGCATCGCCACAGACGGCGACGCCCGGGCTCACCACGTCGGTGATGCGCGGATCCTTCGCCACGGTGATGACGAACTGCCCGCCCTTGTCCTCCACCAACGCGCGGGGGTAGACGATCTCCTCCGAGACGGCGATGGGCATCCCATCGAGCAGCACGTTGCGCGCCCCCTCGAGCACCTTGAGCAGGGATTCCAGACGCTCGGGAGGCAGGGCGCCCCGGACACGCTTCTCCAGGAGCCGATCCGCGAGCAGATCCGACTGCTCCACCTGGAGCTTCGCGGCGCGGGCGGGTCTGGCCATGAGGGAGGCGAGGCTGTCCTCCAGCGGCTCCGTCTTCCCGTCCGCGTGGGCGATCTCCCGATGGAGCGCCAGGCCCCCCTCGGCGCGGGAGAAGCGGTACACCACGCGCGACCAGCGCTCCGTGGTCACCTCCATGGGCGCGTCCTGCTTCTCCGCCTGCTGCACGGAGATGGCCGCGGCCACCACGTGCTCGCACGGATCCACCTGGCTCGGGCAGTCGCATTCCCAGACATCATCGGCCGGGTAGAGCGACACGGTGAGCGCCACGGTGCGCCCGGGCGCCTTCACCCGAAGTTGCAGCTCCTTGTCCGTGCGCTTCTGGAGCGCGACGGCCCCCGAGCGGGCGAGGTTCACCCCGACGGTCCAGATACCAGGGCGGGCTTCCTTCCGGACGGTTTCCAACAACTGAGCGAAGGCGGACATGGGAGGTGCTCCTATCCCTCCCGGCGTGCGCCGCGCAACCCGGGCGTTCACCCGAGCGAGCGCAGCGTGTCCGCCACCTTGCGCAGATCCTCCTCGAAGTGCCGCCGGGCTTTCACCCGTGCCCGCTCGTCCGGCATGCGCAGGAGCGCCGAGGGGTGGAATGTCGCCATCCACGCCTCCGCCCAGGGCGTCTCGAACACCTGCCCCCGGCAGTGACAGGCCACCTTCTCCGCCAGTTCCAGGAACGCCGGGGGCACCCGCCAGCCCCGCCACAGGCACACTCGCCGGCACCGCCTCCGGCGCGAGCAGCGAGCCCTGCGCGTCCCGCTCCTCAGTGAAGAGCACCCGCTCCGGAGGCACGCCCCGCACGAGTAACCCCCGCGCCGCCGCGCGGAAGGACTCCAGGTCCGGCCCCACCTCCACCCGCATCAGAGTTCTCCCGTGCGCGCCTCGTGGGCCGCGGTGAACAGGGAGAGCTGCGTGGCGGGCGGAGTCACCCGCTCGGAGAGCCGGTGCGAGTCCAACAGCCCCGTGGGCCGTTGGTCCGCCGTCACATCGTGTAGTCCGGGCTCTCATTGATGCAGTACTGACAATCATAGACGCAGAAATTGGTGAGCAATATCTTCAGCAATGACACACACCGGCCGTCCGGCGTGTAGCTGTGGCAGATGCCCATGCCCTCCACGCTGCCGAGCCCCTCCTTCGCCGCCTTGCGTTGGCCGCCGCTGCTCGAGCACGAGGCGTCGTACCTGGCGGCATCGGCGAGGATCTCCAGCTTCTTGCGCACGTCCATGCGGAAATCCTAGTCACGCCCCCTGACGCGAAGCGCCGTGAAGCGAATCAGCGGACAAGCGGGCGGGCCCTCGCATCCCTGGGCTTCCCTGGCTGGCTTGCATGGCGAGCGAGCGGATGCTCTCATGTGCGGCGTTGATGGGAGGGGTTCCCTCCCGCATGTCTGTCTTCTCATCACCACCCATTACCCCCCATCCCCGAGGTCCGCATGTCGTCGACTATCTATGAAGCGCCGGGTCAGAAGGGCAGCAAGGTCCAGTACCTCCCCCGCTATGGCAACTACATCGGCGGGGAGTTCGTACCGCCCGTGAAGGGCCAGTACTTCGAGAACATCAGCCCCGTCACCGGCAAGCCCTTCTGCGAGGTGCCACGCTCGACCGCCGAGGACGTGGACAAGGCACTCGACGCCGCCCACAAGGCCCGCGCCGCCTGGGGCCGCACCTCGCCCGCCGCCCGCGCCGACATCCTCCAGAAGATCGCCGACCGCATGCAGGCGAACCTCGAGATGCTCGCCGTCTCCGAGACGTGGGACAACGGCAAGCCCATCCGCGAGACGCTCGCCGCGGACCTGCCGCTCGCCGTGGACCACTTCCGCTACTTCGCCAGCTGCCTGCGCTCCCAGGAAGGCAGCCTGTCGGAGCTCGACGCGGACACCGTCGCCTACCACTTCCAGGAGCCGCTCGGCGTGGTGGCGCAGATCATCCCCTGGAACTTCCCCCTGCTCATGGCGGCGTGGAAGCTGGCCCCCGCGCTCGCCGCCGGCAACTGCGTCGTGCTCAAGCCCGCCGAGCAGACCCCCGTCACCATCCTCAAGTTCGCCGAGCTGGTGGGCGACCTCCTGCCTCCCGGCGTGTTCAACATCGTGAATGGGTTCGGCATCGAGGCGGGCAAGCCGCTGGCCAGCAGCAAGCGCGTGGCCAAGGTGGCCTTCACCGGCGAGACGACCACCGGCCGGCTCATCATGCAGTACGCGAGCGAGAACCTGATCCCCGTGACG
Above is a window of Cystobacter fuscus DNA encoding:
- a CDS encoding aldehyde dehydrogenase family protein, yielding MSSTIYEAPGQKGSKVQYLPRYGNYIGGEFVPPVKGQYFENISPVTGKPFCEVPRSTAEDVDKALDAAHKARAAWGRTSPAARADILQKIADRMQANLEMLAVSETWDNGKPIRETLAADLPLAVDHFRYFASCLRSQEGSLSELDADTVAYHFQEPLGVVAQIIPWNFPLLMAAWKLAPALAAGNCVVLKPAEQTPVTILKFAELVGDLLPPGVFNIVNGFGIEAGKPLASSKRVAKVAFTGETTTGRLIMQYASENLIPVTLELGGKSPNIFFADVFSKDDDFAQKVLEGFSMFALNQGEVCTCPSRALVQESFYDDFMHKAIERTRKIVQGNPLDTATMIGAQASNDQLEKILSYFDIGRKEGAKVLLGGQRATLSGALAEGYYVQPTIFEGHNRMRIFQEEIFGPVVSVAKFKDMEDALALANDTLYGLGAGVWSRDTNTAYRVGRAIQAGRVWVNCYHLYPAHAAFGGYKQSGIGRETHKMMLSHYQQTKNLLVSYDPKPMGFF